In the genome of Shewanella glacialimarina, one region contains:
- the sdhA gene encoding succinate dehydrogenase flavoprotein subunit, producing MSIPVREFDAIVIGAGGAGMRAALQISKEGKSCALLSKVFPTRSHTVSAQGGITVALGNAHEDHWEQHMYDTVKGSDFIGDQEAIEFMCKTGPEAIIELEQMGLPFSRFENGTIYQRPFGGQSRNFGGEQAARTAAAADRTGHALLHCLYQQNVKHKTDVYSEWYALDLVKNEDDVVVGCTAIEIETGNIVYFKAKATILATGGAGRIYASTTNAHINTGDGVGIAARAGVQLQDMEMWQFHPTGIAGAGTLVTEGCRGEGGYLLNKDGERFMERYAPNAKDLASRDVVARSMMTEIREGRGLDGPLGPHLLLKLDHLGKETLEARLPGVCELSRTFAHIDPADGPIPVIPTCHYMMGGLPTKVSGQVIRQNVDGTEQDVLGLFAVGEIACVSVHGANRLGGNSLLDLVVFGRAAGQHLGKALDATPDPKPATDVEISASLARLNRWESNKDGEDPSVIRKELQLCMQLNFSVFRSGDSMAEGLEQLQAIQKRLEKAKLSDNSDEFNTQRIECLELDNLMSTALATAYAANFRTESRGAHSREDYLERDDDNWLCHSLYDPKTQAMTKRDVNMTPKLRDAFPPVKRTY from the coding sequence TGATTGGCGCCGGTGGCGCTGGTATGCGAGCAGCATTACAGATTTCTAAAGAAGGTAAAAGCTGTGCGCTTTTATCAAAAGTGTTTCCTACTCGTTCTCATACCGTGTCTGCGCAAGGTGGTATCACTGTTGCGTTAGGTAATGCGCATGAAGATCACTGGGAACAACACATGTACGATACGGTGAAAGGTTCTGATTTTATCGGCGACCAAGAAGCCATTGAGTTTATGTGTAAAACCGGTCCAGAAGCGATTATCGAACTTGAGCAAATGGGTTTACCATTCTCTCGTTTCGAAAATGGCACTATCTACCAACGACCTTTTGGTGGCCAATCAAGAAACTTTGGTGGTGAGCAAGCTGCGCGTACCGCTGCTGCCGCAGACCGAACAGGTCATGCACTATTGCATTGTTTGTATCAACAAAACGTCAAGCATAAAACAGATGTTTATTCTGAATGGTATGCTTTAGATCTTGTTAAAAATGAAGATGACGTTGTTGTTGGTTGTACTGCGATTGAAATTGAAACCGGCAACATTGTTTATTTCAAAGCAAAAGCAACTATTTTAGCAACTGGCGGAGCAGGGCGTATTTATGCGTCAACCACTAATGCGCACATCAATACTGGTGATGGCGTTGGTATTGCGGCTCGTGCTGGTGTTCAGTTACAAGACATGGAAATGTGGCAGTTCCACCCTACGGGTATTGCTGGCGCAGGTACATTGGTGACTGAAGGTTGTCGCGGCGAAGGTGGATATCTTTTAAATAAAGATGGCGAACGTTTCATGGAACGTTATGCACCCAATGCCAAAGATTTAGCATCGCGTGACGTGGTAGCACGTTCAATGATGACTGAAATTCGTGAAGGTCGTGGTTTAGATGGTCCTTTAGGTCCACACTTATTACTTAAGCTTGATCATTTAGGCAAAGAGACCCTTGAAGCCCGTCTTCCCGGTGTGTGTGAATTATCACGTACTTTTGCTCACATTGATCCGGCTGATGGTCCAATTCCTGTTATTCCAACTTGTCATTATATGATGGGTGGTTTACCGACTAAAGTCAGTGGTCAAGTTATTCGTCAGAATGTTGATGGTACTGAGCAAGACGTACTAGGTTTATTTGCTGTAGGTGAAATAGCTTGTGTTTCAGTACACGGTGCCAATCGCTTAGGTGGTAACTCTCTTCTTGATTTAGTGGTATTTGGTCGTGCAGCAGGTCAGCACTTAGGTAAAGCTTTAGACGCTACACCTGATCCAAAACCGGCCACAGACGTAGAAATTAGTGCATCACTTGCTCGTCTTAATCGTTGGGAAAGCAACAAAGACGGTGAAGACCCTTCGGTTATCCGTAAAGAGCTTCAATTGTGTATGCAGTTAAATTTCTCTGTTTTCCGCAGTGGTGATTCCATGGCAGAAGGTCTAGAACAGCTACAAGCAATCCAAAAGCGTCTTGAGAAGGCTAAGCTATCTGATAATTCTGATGAATTTAATACTCAACGTATTGAATGTTTAGAATTAGATAACTTAATGTCAACAGCGCTGGCAACTGCTTATGCAGCTAACTTCCGTACTGAAAGCCGTGGTGCACATTCTCGTGAAGATTATTTAGAGCGTGATGATGATAACTGGTTATGCCACAGCTTGTATGATCCAAAAACACAAGCTATGACAAAACGTGATGTCAATATGACACCTAAATTACGTGATGCGTTTCCACCGGTAAAACGTACCTATTAG